The Chitinivibrio alkaliphilus ACht1 DNA window CAATAAAGGTGTGTACGGTATCGATGGGGGTGCCTTCATAGGGCAAAATGCCGAAGTCATGCTCTGTTGTATCAAGCTCTAATAGAGCAGCATGTGTTGGGTACAGCACAACAAAAAAGATACAAAGAAGGAATTTCATGGGAGCATCCCTTGAAAGAATAGTACGTTTTACAAAATATATCAATTCCGCCGGCGATCAAGGGTACGATATTGTATTGCCTCAGAAACGTGTTGGGAGGATATGGTCGGACTACCTGCAAGATCTGCTATGGTTCTGGACACCTTAATGATGCGATCGTAGGCTCGTGCAGAAAGTCCGAGTTTCTCCATGGCTTTTTTGAGGAGCAAACTTGACGATTCATCCATATCACAATGGGTACGCATATGCTGTGGCTCCATAGATGCATTGCTATGAATGGAGGTCTTAGCAAATCGCTCTCCTTGAATTTTTTTTGCATGCTCTACATGCTGTTGCATCTGTTGTGACGTACTGGTTCCCTTCTTTTGTTTTAGTTCTTCGTAAGGAAGGGCTGGTACTTCAATATGAATATCTATACGATCGAGGAGGGGACCCGATATCTTTGAAATGTAGCGGGCGATGGACGTTGGGGTACAGGTACATCGCTGGGAGGTGTCTCCGTAATATCCGCACGGGCAGGGGTTCATTGCAGCAATGAGCATGAAGTTTGAAGGGTAAGTAAGGGTAAGGCTTGAACGGGATATGGTTACTTGTTGATCTTCTAAGGGTTGTCGCAGGTTTTCCAAAACATTTTTGTTAAACTCTGGCAACTCATCAAGAAATAGTACCCCGTTATGGCTTAGGCTAATTTCGCCTGGACGCGGGTAGGAACCTCCTCCGGTCAATCCAGCATACGAGATTGTGTGGTGGGGTGAGCGAAATGGTCGGGTTGTTAAGATGGGACGTTGTGGGTCAAGTTTTTGTGCAACAGAGTGTATCTTGGTAGTTTCCAAAGATTCATCGAGGGTGAGGGGCGGAAGGATGGAGGGGATACGTCGTGCTATCATGGTTTTTCCGGAACCGGGAGGTCCAATCATCAGGATATTATGATTCCCCGCTGCGGCTACAGTTATGGCACGCTTCACATGTTCTTGCCCTTTTACATCGATAAAATCTTTTTCTCCACGCTCTCTTTGAGAAAAATATTCTCCTATTCGACAGCGACAGGGTGGAATGTTTTGGGTTCCTTCAATGAACTGAACACATTCAAGAAGATTTGCGAGAGGTACAACATCAATTCCCTCAGCTACAGAGGCCTCTTCGGCATTTTCCCGGCCAAGAAGAATACGAGAGAACCCCTGTTCTCGAGTGCCAAGACTAATAGGTAGGCACCCCGTAATTTTTTTTATCGACCCATCAAGGGAGAGTTCTCCAATAACAACAGTATTGCTCATATCGGTATGTGGGTGTACCTGTCCTGAGGCAATAAGTATCCCTACGGCTATGGGGAGATCGTACGCAGAGCCTTCTTTGCGAATATCTGCCGGTGCCATGTTTATGGTTACTTTTCTCGCGGGGAATTCAAACCCACAATTTTTAATAGCAGACATTACCCGCTCTCTACTTTCCCGAACCGCTCCATCGGGAAGGCCTACGATGGTGAAGCTTGGAAGGGCTTCCGTAATATCTGTTTCAATTTTAATTGTGAAAGCATCAAGGCCGAGAAGGGCCATACTGTAAACGTGTGATAGCATTGCAGTTCTCCCGTGTTTATTCTCCTGAGGTGTCTGATGACTCCTGACCGAGTTCAAGCTGAATCTCTTCTATACGTTGTTTGTCCATTTTGGTTATTTCTATGGTAAGGGCTTGGTAGCGAAAGGTCGTGTGCTGTTTTGGCACATCACCCAATTCATAATACACAAGCCCACCGAGGGTATTATATTTATCATTTTTATAATCAAAATTATAGTGGAGTCGCTCACAAAGATCATCCAGTTCAATATGAGGGTCAGCAATATAAGTAGTATCACCGATTTTTTGGAGAGGTTCATGGTGTTCATCATGTTCATCGTGAATTTCTCCCACGATCTCTTCCAAAATGTCTTCCATGGTTACCAGGCCTGCCGTGCCACCATATTCATCTACAACTACAACCATATGACTTCGCTGAGCTTTCATATCTGCCATAAGGTCAGCCAATTCTTTATTGATAGGAACAAAATGAGCAGGTCTCATAAGGTCTTTTATTGACCAAGGGTTCGAGGGATGTTTCGAAATCCACGCCATAATATCTTTCACATAGAGAATACCCACGATTCGATCGATATTTTCTGTATACACAGGAATGCGAGAGTGCCCCATTTCACTAATACTCTCCAAGGCTTTTTGGGGAAGCGTATTAATTTCAACTCCTTCAATATCAATGCGTGGAAGCATTATTTCTCGCACAGAGGTCTTATCAAAGTTAAAGATATTGTGGATCATCTGTTTTTCTGTGTCATCAAGGCCGTCTTCCTGTATGCCCGCATCGTCAAGGATTCGCTGTTCCTCCTCAGAAAGAAAGTCAAAATACCCACTGTCACCGCGAAACTTTGAGATCACGAGAGTTGAGAGAAACATGAGTGCCGTAAAGGGAAGAAAGAGGATGTTGATAATACGGTAGAAAAAATATGCAGGAACCATATACCTTGCCTGCGACGTCTGAGAGACTATTTTGGGAATACTGTAGGTGCCGATGGGAAGGAGTACTATGGAAATCCCCATGGTTAAAAGAGCTGTATGAAGTTGGTGCTCCTTGAGAGGGTAGA harbors:
- a CDS encoding YifB family Mg chelatase-like AAA ATPase, coding for MLSHVYSMALLGLDAFTIKIETDITEALPSFTIVGLPDGAVRESRERVMSAIKNCGFEFPARKVTINMAPADIRKEGSAYDLPIAVGILIASGQVHPHTDMSNTVVIGELSLDGSIKKITGCLPISLGTREQGFSRILLGRENAEEASVAEGIDVVPLANLLECVQFIEGTQNIPPCRCRIGEYFSQRERGEKDFIDVKGQEHVKRAITVAAAGNHNILMIGPPGSGKTMIARRIPSILPPLTLDESLETTKIHSVAQKLDPQRPILTTRPFRSPHHTISYAGLTGGGSYPRPGEISLSHNGVLFLDELPEFNKNVLENLRQPLEDQQVTISRSSLTLTYPSNFMLIAAMNPCPCGYYGDTSQRCTCTPTSIARYISKISGPLLDRIDIHIEVPALPYEELKQKKGTSTSQQMQQHVEHAKKIQGERFAKTSIHSNASMEPQHMRTHCDMDESSSLLLKKAMEKLGLSARAYDRIIKVSRTIADLAGSPTISSQHVSEAIQYRTLDRRRN
- a CDS encoding hemolysin family protein, with translation MNEISLFILVLYIVSLLALSLLSTIKGVFLYAQREYLKLESELLRFIAGKILRLSQQKIQVSSTISFAKTFFTAVNILSCFFIIYPLKEHQLHTALLTMGISIVLLPIGTYSIPKIVSQTSQARYMVPAYFFYRIINILFLPFTALMFLSTLVISKFRGDSGYFDFLSEEEQRILDDAGIQEDGLDDTEKQMIHNIFNFDKTSVREIMLPRIDIEGVEINTLPQKALESISEMGHSRIPVYTENIDRIVGILYVKDIMAWISKHPSNPWSIKDLMRPAHFVPINKELADLMADMKAQRSHMVVVVDEYGGTAGLVTMEDILEEIVGEIHDEHDEHHEPLQKIGDTTYIADPHIELDDLCERLHYNFDYKNDKYNTLGGLVYYELGDVPKQHTTFRYQALTIEITKMDKQRIEEIQLELGQESSDTSGE